The Salvelinus sp. IW2-2015 linkage group LG8, ASM291031v2, whole genome shotgun sequence genome window below encodes:
- the LOC111967627 gene encoding NF-kappa-B-repressing factor: MAEGIDIGEMHSFDLVPSAEAKKRPNSSDGREEPMRKMPVSKFCSRPLFEPVHFVSGGSSGGSGNDEKENDKQRRRSEVNSLRQRDSDRPFYGNNRAQGSSAARPAFDRVSSYGSSSDSWRDRDGQSDRERDRDIPPVSTSGLGYGSRGSTSNYMTKVQQDYSDRYEAHSTRQPDSYSQAPRFDGYGGGSRSGCWGDSGRQGLGFGHQDRGNQDRPSSRPFSRVYSSPGRSSPSSVSGSSSQPIPISQAVLDEKQRLINSVASAIAVTLRDPAFMCGAESPNYNFMLSRSIQACKTNPEYIYVNLKDIPPADLPKNRKVPTDGYACELRCQCVYLATGYSGSKNGARDRASEQAIKLFFKQVEVRVVQRKFKHSLVNDIVVCQINCPTPAFLPALRNPEDKPTPSSKGQYEPDKRKHWTDFVIVDNAHDAICILNNSAAFNRMKIDYKFDVVPNSSAWQCSVYLQDELVAQAKGSKKTSKHTAAEEAVRKLRMNQAARQQQQPQQFSRGNNPSDPSGGRFGHQGGRKKHLSELVILENSDNAICIINDTAQFNKVAADYKFTVLPDHRWRCEVYLEGQYVASGIGPKKTVKHIAAEEALATLRQTQAVVKSNLRKDGNADALSRHQILTRSGEEASRQEIKEDNIGNQLLRKMGWKGGGLGREGEGISEPIKVKEQFSREGLGMDMDKSGNQLTKRNIEDIIRNYASSDRQDDLRFSTELNNDERKQIHQISQKYGLRSKSYGQGRLRFLIVSRKVHKDQLIGQLLQEGQVGRYELVKPQASH, from the exons ATGGCTGAAGGGATTGACATTGGCGAAATGCACTCCTTCGACCTAGTTCCAAGTGCTgaagcaaaaaagagacccaATTCATCAGATGGCA GAGAAGAGCCAATGAGGAAGATGCCGGTGTCCAAATTTTGTTCCAGACCGCTGTTTGAGCCTGTGCACTTTGTTAGTGGTGGCAGCAGTGGCGGGTCTGGTAATGATGAGAAGGAGAATGACAAGCAGCGCCGGAGGAGTGAGGTGAACAGTTTGAGACAGCGGGACTCTGACCGTCCCTTTTATGGCAACAACCGAGCTCAGGGCTCCTCTGCAGCTAGACCAGCATTCGACAGAGTTTCATCATACGGTTCTTCTTCTGACTCTTGGAGGGACAGAGATGGAcaaagtgatagagagagagatcgagacatACCCCCAGTTAGCACAAGTGGTTTAGGTTATGGGAGCCGAGGATCCACTTCAAATTATATGACTAAAGTGCAGCAGGACTACTCAGACAGATATGAAGCCCATAGCACTAGGCAGCCGGACTCATACTCTCAGGCCCCTAGGTTTGATGGATATGGAGGAGGCAGTCGGTCAGGGTGCTGGGGGGATTCAGGACGCCAAGGCCTTGGCTTCGGGCATCAGGACAGAGGGAATCAGGACAGACCATCTAGCAGGCCATTCAGCAGAGTCTACAGTAGCCCAGGGAGGAGTAGCCCCTCCTCGGTTTCAGGGTCTTCTTCACAACCCATCCCCATATCTCAAGCCGTACTGGATGAAAAGCAGAGGCTGATCAATAGTGTGGCATCTGCCATAGCTGTCACTTTAAGAGACCCCGCGTTTATGTGTGGCGCTGAATCTCCAAACTACAATTTCATGCTAAGCCGTAGCATCCAGGCCTGTAAGACCAACCCAGAGTACATCTATGTCAACCTCAAAGATATCCCTCCAGCAGACCTACCCAAGAACAGGAAAGTACCAACTGATGGCTATGCCTGTGAGCTGAGATGCCAGTGTGTTTACCTTGCTACTGGATACTCTGGAAGCAAAAACGGGGCAAGGGACCGTGCATCTGAGCAGGCTATTAAGCTTTTCTTTAAACAGGTGGAGGTCCGTGTAGTGCAGCGCAAATTCAAACACTCCTTGGTCAATGATATTGTGGTCTGCCAGATTAACTGCCCTACCCCTGCTTTTCTACCAGCACTGCGTAATCCAGAGGATAAGCCGACGCCTAGCTCCAAGGGGCAATACGAGCCTGACAAACGCAAGCACTGGACCGATTTTGTCATTGTTGACAacgctcatgatgccatctgcaTTCTTAACAACTCTGCCGCCTTCAACCGCATGAAGATTGACTACAAGTTCGATGTGGTTCCCAACAGCAGTGCATGGCAATGTAGCGTGTACCTGCAGGACGAGCTGGTGGCACAGGCCAAGGGAAGTAAGAAGACTTCTAAACATACAGCAGCTGAAGAGGCAGTGAGGAAACTGCGCATGAACCAGGCAGCCCGGcagcaacaacaaccacagcagTTCTCCCGAGGGAACAATCCCTCTGACCCATCGGGTGGCCGTTTCGGTCACCAGGGTGGTAGGAAGAAACACTTGAGTGAGCTGGTCATCCTAGAGAACTCAGACAATGCCATCTGCATCATTAATGACACTGCCCAGTTCAACAAGGTAGCTGCCGATTATAAGTTYACAGTGCTACCAGATCACCGCTGGAGGTGTGAGGTATACCTGGAGGGTCAGTATGTAGCGTCAGGCATCGGACCCAAGAAAACGGTGAAGCACATTGCAGCAGAGGAAGCMCTGGCCACACTCAGGCAGACACAGGCTGTGGTTAAATCTAACCTCAGGAAGGACGGTAATGCTGACGCCCTCTCTCGCCACCAGATTCTGACGCGCTCTGGTGAGGAGGCCTCGAGACAGGAGATCAAGGAGGATAACATTGGGAATCAGCTACTCCGCAAGATGGGCTGGAAGGGTGGCGGATTGGGCCGGGAAGGGGAGGGCATCTCTGAACCCATAAAGGTTAAAGAGCAGTTCTCCAGAGAAGGACTGGGTATGGACATGGACAAGTCTGGGAATCAGCTCACCAAACGGAACATCGAGGACATCATCCGTAACTATGCCAGTTCAGACCGCCAGGACGACCTGCGCTTCTCCACTGAACTCAACAATGATGAACGCAAGCAGATCCACCAGATATCCCAGAAGTATGGCCTGCGGAGTAAGTCATATGGCCAGGGCAGGCTGCGCTTCCTCATCGTCAGTCGCAAAGTGCACAAAGACCAGCTCATTGGCCAGCTCCTGCAGGAAgggcaggtgggacgctacgAGCTGGTGAAACCTCAGGCCTCACACTGA
- the LOC111967628 gene encoding ubiquitin-conjugating enzyme E2 A — MSTPARRRLMRDFKRLQEDPPAGVSGAPSENNIMVWNAVIFGPEGTPFEDGTFKLTIEFTEEYPNKPPTVRFVSKMFHPNVYADGSICLDILQNRWSPTYDVSSILTSIQSLLDEPNPNSPANSQAAQLYQENKREYEKRVSAIVEQSWRDC, encoded by the exons ATGTCAACTCCAGCAAGACGGCGTTTAATGAGAGACTTTAAACG GCTTCAAGAGGACCCTCCTGCTGGAGTTAGTGGAGCCCCTTCTGAAAACAATATCATGGTGTGGAATGCCGTTATTTTTGG cCCAGAGGGAACCCCTTTTGAAGATG GAACTTTCAAACTCACAATAGAATTCACAGAGGAATACCCTAACAAGCCTCCAACAGTGCGTTTTGTCTCCAAAATGTTTCATCCAAACG TCTATGCAGATGGTAGTATATGCTTGGACATTCTTCAGAACCGCTGGAGTCCGACATATGATGTTTCTTCAATCCTAACTTCAATACAG TCTTTACTGGATGAGCCGAATCCGAACAGCCCAGCCAACAGCCAGGCAGCTCAGCTGTACCAGGAGAACAAGCGGGAGTATGAGAAGAGGGTGTCTGCCATCGTGGAACAGAGTTGGCGTGATTGTTGA